A genome region from Archaeoglobus fulgidus DSM 4304 includes the following:
- a CDS encoding COG1361 S-layer family protein gives MRWFVMVIAALLLITATAQALDYEKKPEIVAYIYGSSFFERGDEKNLVLVIFNDAWNEEIKYDDQKEAGFFNGREEMLFTAYDVQISLEGNEYVKVKTPEQRIPALQPMYPVNLNFLISISDSAKAGEYELSLEVTYYRINDLESFDSFSTVLPSQDIIAIKNESITGVVHYPMYNPDYYNLTGNGTRYYTYKLLNQKYELEYVMESQTIPIKIYIEEKPVRLEVLKVEGENLVGGAKGRITVMVKNLGDKTARNAYLVLDTPSGFEAQGLSVSTASAMPSGMPAGMPTGMTTSIPAGMPTGMYPAMPSAGMATTVSSAKAAYYVGDLKPGDAANATFYLKINVKDGGTYPLQIKAVYLDEFGKLTESDSTTFGVEVRDAPEITVKSTESRVYVNAKGEVEVTLLSDTDLKDASVRISASSPLSVLSSEYYVGEIKAGEEFKAVFKLKASSEANRHLSGGHNLGLQING, from the coding sequence ATGAGATGGTTCGTGATGGTTATTGCGGCATTGCTGCTTATTACAGCCACAGCACAGGCTCTGGACTACGAGAAAAAACCGGAAATCGTTGCATACATTTACGGCTCAAGCTTTTTTGAGAGGGGAGACGAAAAGAATCTGGTTCTTGTAATTTTCAATGACGCTTGGAACGAGGAGATTAAATACGATGACCAGAAAGAGGCAGGATTTTTCAATGGCAGAGAAGAAATGCTGTTCACAGCCTACGACGTTCAAATTTCGCTTGAGGGGAACGAATACGTGAAGGTGAAAACTCCGGAGCAGCGCATTCCGGCTCTGCAACCAATGTATCCGGTCAACCTGAACTTTCTAATCAGCATTTCCGACAGTGCGAAGGCGGGAGAATACGAGCTTAGCCTTGAGGTTACTTACTACAGAATTAACGACCTCGAATCATTTGACTCTTTTTCCACAGTCTTACCATCTCAAGACATCATAGCAATCAAAAACGAGAGTATCACGGGCGTAGTGCATTACCCCATGTATAATCCCGATTACTACAACCTCACAGGCAACGGAACGAGGTATTACACTTACAAGTTGCTCAATCAGAAGTACGAGCTCGAATACGTAATGGAATCCCAGACAATCCCGATAAAAATCTACATCGAGGAGAAGCCGGTCAGGCTTGAAGTTTTAAAGGTGGAAGGTGAGAACCTCGTCGGTGGGGCAAAGGGCAGGATAACTGTCATGGTCAAAAACCTGGGCGATAAAACGGCAAGGAATGCCTATCTGGTTCTCGACACCCCATCGGGCTTTGAGGCTCAGGGATTAAGCGTTTCCACAGCATCAGCAATGCCTTCAGGAATGCCAGCAGGTATGCCCACGGGAATGACTACCAGCATCCCTGCAGGGATGCCGACAGGCATGTATCCGGCAATGCCCTCAGCAGGAATGGCTACAACAGTCTCATCAGCGAAGGCTGCCTACTATGTCGGCGACCTTAAACCAGGAGATGCGGCAAACGCCACCTTCTACCTGAAAATCAACGTGAAGGATGGCGGAACCTATCCTCTCCAGATTAAGGCCGTCTATCTGGACGAATTTGGTAAGCTAACAGAGAGCGACTCCACAACCTTCGGTGTAGAGGTGAGGGATGCCCCTGAAATCACTGTGAAGAGCACTGAAAGCAGAGTTTACGTGAACGCCAAGGGGGAGGTGGAGGTAACGCTTCTCAGCGACACCGACCTTAAGGATGCCAGCGTGAGAATCTCTGCCTCATCACCCCTCTCAGTTCTCAGCTCTGAGTACTACGTTGGCGAGATAAAGGCTGGTGAGGAGTTCAAGGCAGTTTTCAAGCTAAAGGCATCGAGCGAGGCGAACCGTCACCTATCCGGCGGACATAACCTTGGTTTACAGATCAATGGATGA
- a CDS encoding hydrophobe/amphiphile efflux-3 (HAE3) family transporter has protein sequence MFAELLDRVARFIARRPGFVISIISIILILSAFSAQNVGLTSGTESMFSKDNVIYRQYKLYQKDFGVGADQLFVLIKGDDVVNSEVYQYLLDLQKRIEEIEGVSSVVSPASIVSSLYGGLPSDESKISIATSLYASDLVPKPTLAMMIIQLGTADDTKQEEIAIEVEKVISFTNPPHGLVLQLTGGPALSYQIEREIGKSFGITMMVSIILMVLLLFLTFSGAVRKKYTAFLPLVISVMSVTVVYGLMPILGIPLSEHTNGALPMLIGLAIEYGAQLQNRYEEERREGRDVDDAVVISITRTGLAIVMALITTVIGFMSMLAPGMPAMAQFGIISSLGLIVAYLLTLTFLPAVLKLIDHWNDAKEQKREEEKSVGTLERSLSAISTLTATRPVGILVAASIIVLFGLYAAPQIGLETNYNKYVPQDLTAMQRFKEIERLVGGQATYTLVLEVDELNAETLKEIDELSKYIVEKEELIYDYSSITKLISEVRKAYGFEGLPESDAELMQILSALPQEEVSRYISGGQIAVHFSSNADSQDEYISTHKSIVRDVEFFGWSGGYYVTGGPVIYGEMGRLMTSGQTTMTVVAYALIIMLLLAVYRSIRKAVVPLIAITSVIGAMNTIMFLTGTKQTMISIALNSITLGLGIDFSIHVLERYFEERAAFSPVEAVRRTIERTGKAITTSALTMAGGFGSLMFSTFPIMQNFGFIALVAILFSLLAALTVVPAFLMLTEGIEARISAAINNIKNTT, from the coding sequence ATGTTCGCAGAGCTGCTGGACAGAGTTGCGAGGTTCATAGCCAGAAGGCCGGGATTCGTCATTTCCATCATCTCCATAATTTTAATTCTCTCCGCCTTCTCAGCACAGAATGTCGGCCTTACTTCAGGCACCGAATCGATGTTCAGCAAGGACAATGTCATCTACAGACAGTACAAGCTCTACCAGAAGGACTTTGGTGTTGGCGCAGACCAGCTCTTTGTTTTAATTAAGGGAGACGACGTGGTAAATTCGGAAGTTTACCAGTACCTCCTCGACCTTCAAAAAAGAATAGAGGAAATTGAGGGTGTCAGCAGCGTTGTATCGCCAGCTTCAATCGTCTCTTCTCTTTACGGTGGTCTGCCGTCAGATGAGTCCAAAATCTCCATCGCCACAAGCCTCTATGCTTCTGACCTCGTTCCAAAGCCAACCCTCGCCATGATGATTATACAGCTCGGCACGGCGGATGATACAAAACAGGAGGAGATTGCCATTGAGGTGGAGAAGGTCATAAGCTTCACGAACCCACCCCACGGCCTCGTTCTTCAGCTCACCGGTGGGCCAGCATTGAGCTACCAGATTGAGAGGGAGATTGGCAAAAGCTTTGGCATCACAATGATGGTCTCGATAATTCTGATGGTTCTGCTCCTCTTCCTAACTTTCAGCGGTGCTGTGAGGAAGAAGTACACCGCCTTTCTGCCACTCGTAATTTCAGTAATGTCCGTCACCGTTGTTTACGGTCTCATGCCCATCCTCGGCATCCCTCTTTCGGAGCACACCAACGGAGCGTTGCCCATGCTCATCGGCCTTGCCATTGAGTACGGAGCGCAGCTTCAGAACCGCTACGAGGAAGAGAGGAGGGAGGGGCGTGATGTTGACGATGCAGTTGTGATATCCATCACGAGAACTGGACTGGCAATTGTGATGGCGCTAATAACCACAGTTATAGGCTTCATGTCCATGCTCGCTCCCGGAATGCCCGCTATGGCCCAGTTCGGCATCATATCCTCTCTCGGCCTCATCGTTGCCTACCTCCTAACCCTGACCTTCCTTCCTGCCGTTCTGAAGCTAATAGACCACTGGAATGATGCCAAGGAGCAGAAGAGGGAAGAAGAGAAGTCTGTTGGCACGCTGGAGAGGAGCTTGTCCGCAATCTCAACTCTTACAGCCACAAGGCCTGTGGGAATACTTGTTGCTGCATCCATCATCGTTCTCTTTGGACTTTACGCAGCCCCCCAAATTGGCCTTGAGACGAACTACAACAAGTACGTTCCGCAGGATTTGACGGCGATGCAGAGGTTTAAGGAGATTGAAAGACTCGTCGGGGGGCAGGCAACCTACACTCTCGTTCTGGAAGTTGATGAGCTAAACGCTGAAACTCTGAAGGAGATAGACGAGCTCTCAAAGTACATTGTCGAAAAGGAGGAGCTCATTTACGACTACAGCTCCATAACAAAGCTCATTTCTGAAGTTAGAAAGGCCTACGGTTTTGAAGGTCTGCCAGAAAGCGATGCCGAGCTAATGCAAATTCTCTCCGCCTTACCACAGGAGGAGGTTAGCAGGTACATCTCAGGGGGGCAGATAGCGGTTCACTTCTCCTCAAACGCTGACAGTCAGGATGAGTACATCTCAACCCACAAAAGCATTGTCAGGGATGTTGAGTTCTTCGGCTGGAGTGGGGGATACTACGTTACGGGTGGCCCCGTCATTTACGGGGAAATGGGAAGGCTCATGACCTCAGGCCAGACCACGATGACTGTTGTTGCTTACGCTTTAATTATCATGCTTCTCCTCGCAGTTTATCGCTCCATAAGAAAGGCTGTTGTTCCTCTGATAGCCATCACCTCCGTAATAGGTGCGATGAACACCATCATGTTTCTGACGGGAACAAAGCAGACGATGATAAGCATCGCCCTGAACTCCATCACTCTCGGCCTTGGCATAGACTTCTCCATCCACGTCCTTGAGAGGTACTTCGAGGAGAGAGCAGCATTTTCTCCAGTTGAGGCGGTGAGAAGAACCATTGAAAGGACTGGAAAGGCCATAACAACCTCAGCGTTGACGATGGCAGGTGGATTTGGCTCGCTGATGTTCTCAACCTTCCCGATAATGCAGAACTTCGGCTTCATTGCCCTCGTGGCAATCCTGTTTTCGCTTCTGGCAGCACTAACAGTGGTTCCAGCCTTCCTGATGCTCACTGAGGGAATAGAGGCCAGAATTTCGGCTGCAATAAACAACATCAAAAATACCACATGA
- a CDS encoding COG1361 S-layer family protein — MDEYVELDPVRIGVKVNPKMEFEVVGQPSIAAGEEKVVTFVIKNVGEFEVRDATARITIVDPFSSTDDSAFIGDLKPGEAANATFKISVDGDATPKLYALNLEVKYKDAEGEWAYSEPAKAIINVTPAKPPYMLYAVIAIIVIAAIAVYLKRR; from the coding sequence ATGGATGAGTACGTTGAGCTTGACCCAGTAAGGATTGGAGTGAAGGTAAACCCCAAGATGGAGTTTGAAGTTGTGGGGCAGCCAAGCATCGCTGCTGGTGAGGAGAAGGTCGTCACCTTCGTGATAAAGAACGTGGGCGAGTTTGAAGTCAGAGACGCTACTGCCAGAATAACAATCGTCGACCCCTTCTCCTCCACCGATGACTCAGCCTTCATCGGCGATTTGAAGCCCGGTGAGGCTGCAAACGCAACCTTCAAAATTTCAGTTGATGGCGATGCGACGCCCAAGCTCTACGCTCTCAATCTGGAGGTTAAATACAAGGATGCCGAGGGAGAGTGGGCCTACAGCGAGCCCGCAAAGGCCATAATAAACGTTACTCCCGCCAAGCCGCCTTACATGCTTTACGCAGTAATAGCGATAATAGTAATCGCAGCTATTGCAGTTTACCTGAAGAGAAGATAA